The following coding sequences are from one Stigmatopora nigra isolate UIUO_SnigA chromosome 12, RoL_Snig_1.1, whole genome shotgun sequence window:
- the klc1b gene encoding kinesin light chain 1b isoform X9 — MSTMVYAREEKLEKLSQEEIISNTKLVIQGLEALKNEHNSILHSLLETIKCLKKDEEANLVHEKSNLLRKSVEMIELGLGEAQVMMALSNHLNAVESEKQKLRAQVRRLCQENQWLRDELANTQQKLQKSEQSVAQLEEEKKHLEFMNQLKKYDEDVSPTQEEKDRETPKDSLDDLFPNDEEEHGQGMQHQHNSAAVAAAQQGGYEIPARLRTLHNLVIQYASQGRYEVAVPLCKQALEDLEKTSGHDHPDVATMLNILALVYRDQNKYKEAAHLLNDALSIREKTLGKDHPAVAATLNNLAVLYGKRGKYKEAEPLCKRALEIREKVLGKDHPDVAKQLNNLALLCQNQGKYEEVEYYYCRALEIYECRLGPDDPNVAKTKNNLASCFLKQGKYKQAEILYKEILTRAHEKEFGSVDAENKPIWMHAEEREEMSKGKHRDNTPYGEYGGWYKACKVNSPTVNTTLRNLGALYRRQGKLEAAETLEECAVRSRKQSNTGFDPAHQTRMVEILKDADGDRRRSRESLSSVKYESGSETGEEA; from the exons ATGTCCACCATGGTGTATGCCCGTGAAGAAAAGCTTGAAAAGCTCTCTCAAGAGGAAATTATCTCCAACACCAAACTGGTAATCCAGGGTCTGGAAGCGCTCAAAAATGAGCACAACTCAATACTCCATAGTCTCTTGGAGACAATCAAGTGCCTGAAAAAGGATGAGGAGGCCAATCTTGTTCATGAGAAATCCAACCTGCTCCGCAAGTCAGTAGAGATGATTGAGCTTGGACTTGGTGAAGCACag GTCATGATGGCCCTTTCCAACCACCTAAATGCGGTGGAGTCCGAGAAGCAGAAACTTCGTGCGCAGGTGAGGAGGCTTTGCCAGGAGAACCAGTGGTTGCGGGATGAGCTGGCCAACACACaacaaaaactgcaaaagaGCGAGCAGAGTGTTGCTCAACTTGAGGAAGAAAAGAAACATCTAGAGTTCATGAACCAGCTCAAGAAATACGACGAGGACGTTTCCCCTACT CAGGAGGAAAAGGACAGAGAAACACCAAAAGACTCTCTGGATGATCTTTTCCCTAATGACGAAGAGGAGCACGGGCAAGGAA TGCAACATCAACACAACAGTGCAGCCGTGGCTGCAGCCCAACAGGGAGGCTATGAGATCCCAGCTCGCTTGAGAACACTGCACAACCTGGTCATCCAGTATGCTTCTCAAGGGAGGTATGAGGTTGCTGTGCCACTCTGTAAGCAAGCTTTGGAAGATCTGGAAAAAACCTCTGGGCATGATCACCCTGATGTGGCTACTATGCTCAATATCCTGGCTTTGGTTTATAG GGATCAGAATAAATACAAAGAAGCGGCACATCTTCTCAATGATGCCCTGTCCATCCGGGAGAAAACTTTGGGAAAAGATCATCCCGCG GTTGCTGCAACATTGAACAACTTGGCCGTGCTGTACGGAAAGAGGGGGAAGTACAAGGAGGCTGAACCTCTATGCAAGAGGGCTCTAGAGATTAGAGAGAAG GTACTTGGGAAAGACCATCCAgatgtggccaaacagctcaacAACTTGGCTCTGCTGTGTCAGAATCAAGGCAAATACGAGGAAGTTGAATACTACTACTGCCGTGCCCTGGAGATTTACGAATGTAGGCTGGGCCCGGATGATCCCAATGTGGCCAAAACCAAGAATAACCTG GCGTCCTGCTTTCTCAAACAAGGAAAATACAAGCAGGCGGAGATTCTGTACAAAGAAATTCTGACTCGTGCCCATGAGAAAGAGTTTGGATCGGTGGATG CTGAAAACAAGCCTATCTGGATGCATGCTGAAGAAAGAGAGGAGATGAGCAAG GGCAAACATAGGGATAACACGCCTTATGGAGAATATGGAGGCTGGTATAAAGCGTGCAAAGTAAACAG tcCCACCGTGAACACCACATTGAGGAACCTTGGGGCTCTCTACCGCCGTCAGGGCAAGCTGGAAGCTGCCGAAACCCTGGAGGAGTGCGCTGTGAGATCTCGCAAGCAG AGTAACACA GGCTTTGACCCCGCCCATCAGACACGTATGGTGGAGATCTTGAAGGATGCTGATGGCGATAGGCGGAGGAGCAGAGAGAGCCTGAGCAGTGTCAAGTATGAAAGCGGCTCAGAAACTGGCGAGGAA
- the klc1b gene encoding kinesin light chain 1b isoform X8: MSTMVYAREEKLEKLSQEEIISNTKLVIQGLEALKNEHNSILHSLLETIKCLKKDEEANLVHEKSNLLRKSVEMIELGLGEAQVMMALSNHLNAVESEKQKLRAQVRRLCQENQWLRDELANTQQKLQKSEQSVAQLEEEKKHLEFMNQLKKYDEDVSPTQEEKDRETPKDSLDDLFPNDEEEHGQGMQHQHNSAAVAAAQQGGYEIPARLRTLHNLVIQYASQGRYEVAVPLCKQALEDLEKTSGHDHPDVATMLNILALVYRDQNKYKEAAHLLNDALSIREKTLGKDHPAVAATLNNLAVLYGKRGKYKEAEPLCKRALEIREKVLGKDHPDVAKQLNNLALLCQNQGKYEEVEYYYCRALEIYECRLGPDDPNVAKTKNNLASCFLKQGKYKQAEILYKEILTRAHEKEFGSVDAENKPIWMHAEEREEMSKGKHRDNTPYGEYGGWYKACKVNSPTVNTTLRNLGALYRRQGKLEAAETLEECAVRSRKQSNTGFDPAHQTRMVEILKDADGDRRRSRESLSSVKYESGSETGEEVSMGVEWNGA, from the exons ATGTCCACCATGGTGTATGCCCGTGAAGAAAAGCTTGAAAAGCTCTCTCAAGAGGAAATTATCTCCAACACCAAACTGGTAATCCAGGGTCTGGAAGCGCTCAAAAATGAGCACAACTCAATACTCCATAGTCTCTTGGAGACAATCAAGTGCCTGAAAAAGGATGAGGAGGCCAATCTTGTTCATGAGAAATCCAACCTGCTCCGCAAGTCAGTAGAGATGATTGAGCTTGGACTTGGTGAAGCACag GTCATGATGGCCCTTTCCAACCACCTAAATGCGGTGGAGTCCGAGAAGCAGAAACTTCGTGCGCAGGTGAGGAGGCTTTGCCAGGAGAACCAGTGGTTGCGGGATGAGCTGGCCAACACACaacaaaaactgcaaaagaGCGAGCAGAGTGTTGCTCAACTTGAGGAAGAAAAGAAACATCTAGAGTTCATGAACCAGCTCAAGAAATACGACGAGGACGTTTCCCCTACT CAGGAGGAAAAGGACAGAGAAACACCAAAAGACTCTCTGGATGATCTTTTCCCTAATGACGAAGAGGAGCACGGGCAAGGAA TGCAACATCAACACAACAGTGCAGCCGTGGCTGCAGCCCAACAGGGAGGCTATGAGATCCCAGCTCGCTTGAGAACACTGCACAACCTGGTCATCCAGTATGCTTCTCAAGGGAGGTATGAGGTTGCTGTGCCACTCTGTAAGCAAGCTTTGGAAGATCTGGAAAAAACCTCTGGGCATGATCACCCTGATGTGGCTACTATGCTCAATATCCTGGCTTTGGTTTATAG GGATCAGAATAAATACAAAGAAGCGGCACATCTTCTCAATGATGCCCTGTCCATCCGGGAGAAAACTTTGGGAAAAGATCATCCCGCG GTTGCTGCAACATTGAACAACTTGGCCGTGCTGTACGGAAAGAGGGGGAAGTACAAGGAGGCTGAACCTCTATGCAAGAGGGCTCTAGAGATTAGAGAGAAG GTACTTGGGAAAGACCATCCAgatgtggccaaacagctcaacAACTTGGCTCTGCTGTGTCAGAATCAAGGCAAATACGAGGAAGTTGAATACTACTACTGCCGTGCCCTGGAGATTTACGAATGTAGGCTGGGCCCGGATGATCCCAATGTGGCCAAAACCAAGAATAACCTG GCGTCCTGCTTTCTCAAACAAGGAAAATACAAGCAGGCGGAGATTCTGTACAAAGAAATTCTGACTCGTGCCCATGAGAAAGAGTTTGGATCGGTGGATG CTGAAAACAAGCCTATCTGGATGCATGCTGAAGAAAGAGAGGAGATGAGCAAG GGCAAACATAGGGATAACACGCCTTATGGAGAATATGGAGGCTGGTATAAAGCGTGCAAAGTAAACAG tcCCACCGTGAACACCACATTGAGGAACCTTGGGGCTCTCTACCGCCGTCAGGGCAAGCTGGAAGCTGCCGAAACCCTGGAGGAGTGCGCTGTGAGATCTCGCAAGCAG AGTAACACA GGCTTTGACCCCGCCCATCAGACACGTATGGTGGAGATCTTGAAGGATGCTGATGGCGATAGGCGGAGGAGCAGAGAGAGCCTGAGCAGTGTCAAGTATGAAAGCGGCTCAGAAACTGGCGAGGAAGTGAGTATGGGCGTGGAATGGAATGGG
- the klc1b gene encoding kinesin light chain 1b isoform X10 translates to MSTMVYAREEKLEKLSQEEIISNTKLVIQGLEALKNEHNSILHSLLETIKCLKKDEEANLVHEKSNLLRKSVEMIELGLGEAQVMMALSNHLNAVESEKQKLRAQVRRLCQENQWLRDELANTQQKLQKSEQSVAQLEEEKKHLEFMNQLKKYDEDVSPTQEEKDRETPKDSLDDLFPNDEEEHGQGMQHQHNSAAVAAAQQGGYEIPARLRTLHNLVIQYASQGRYEVAVPLCKQALEDLEKTSGHDHPDVATMLNILALVYRDQNKYKEAAHLLNDALSIREKTLGKDHPAVAATLNNLAVLYGKRGKYKEAEPLCKRALEIREKVLGKDHPDVAKQLNNLALLCQNQGKYEEVEYYYCRALEIYECRLGPDDPNVAKTKNNLASCFLKQGKYKQAEILYKEILTRAHEKEFGSVDAENKPIWMHAEEREEMSKGKHRDNTPYGEYGGWYKACKVNSPTVNTTLRNLGALYRRQGKLEAAETLEECAVRSRKQGFDPAHQTRMVEILKDADGDRRRSRESLSSVKYESGSETGEEA, encoded by the exons ATGTCCACCATGGTGTATGCCCGTGAAGAAAAGCTTGAAAAGCTCTCTCAAGAGGAAATTATCTCCAACACCAAACTGGTAATCCAGGGTCTGGAAGCGCTCAAAAATGAGCACAACTCAATACTCCATAGTCTCTTGGAGACAATCAAGTGCCTGAAAAAGGATGAGGAGGCCAATCTTGTTCATGAGAAATCCAACCTGCTCCGCAAGTCAGTAGAGATGATTGAGCTTGGACTTGGTGAAGCACag GTCATGATGGCCCTTTCCAACCACCTAAATGCGGTGGAGTCCGAGAAGCAGAAACTTCGTGCGCAGGTGAGGAGGCTTTGCCAGGAGAACCAGTGGTTGCGGGATGAGCTGGCCAACACACaacaaaaactgcaaaagaGCGAGCAGAGTGTTGCTCAACTTGAGGAAGAAAAGAAACATCTAGAGTTCATGAACCAGCTCAAGAAATACGACGAGGACGTTTCCCCTACT CAGGAGGAAAAGGACAGAGAAACACCAAAAGACTCTCTGGATGATCTTTTCCCTAATGACGAAGAGGAGCACGGGCAAGGAA TGCAACATCAACACAACAGTGCAGCCGTGGCTGCAGCCCAACAGGGAGGCTATGAGATCCCAGCTCGCTTGAGAACACTGCACAACCTGGTCATCCAGTATGCTTCTCAAGGGAGGTATGAGGTTGCTGTGCCACTCTGTAAGCAAGCTTTGGAAGATCTGGAAAAAACCTCTGGGCATGATCACCCTGATGTGGCTACTATGCTCAATATCCTGGCTTTGGTTTATAG GGATCAGAATAAATACAAAGAAGCGGCACATCTTCTCAATGATGCCCTGTCCATCCGGGAGAAAACTTTGGGAAAAGATCATCCCGCG GTTGCTGCAACATTGAACAACTTGGCCGTGCTGTACGGAAAGAGGGGGAAGTACAAGGAGGCTGAACCTCTATGCAAGAGGGCTCTAGAGATTAGAGAGAAG GTACTTGGGAAAGACCATCCAgatgtggccaaacagctcaacAACTTGGCTCTGCTGTGTCAGAATCAAGGCAAATACGAGGAAGTTGAATACTACTACTGCCGTGCCCTGGAGATTTACGAATGTAGGCTGGGCCCGGATGATCCCAATGTGGCCAAAACCAAGAATAACCTG GCGTCCTGCTTTCTCAAACAAGGAAAATACAAGCAGGCGGAGATTCTGTACAAAGAAATTCTGACTCGTGCCCATGAGAAAGAGTTTGGATCGGTGGATG CTGAAAACAAGCCTATCTGGATGCATGCTGAAGAAAGAGAGGAGATGAGCAAG GGCAAACATAGGGATAACACGCCTTATGGAGAATATGGAGGCTGGTATAAAGCGTGCAAAGTAAACAG tcCCACCGTGAACACCACATTGAGGAACCTTGGGGCTCTCTACCGCCGTCAGGGCAAGCTGGAAGCTGCCGAAACCCTGGAGGAGTGCGCTGTGAGATCTCGCAAGCAG GGCTTTGACCCCGCCCATCAGACACGTATGGTGGAGATCTTGAAGGATGCTGATGGCGATAGGCGGAGGAGCAGAGAGAGCCTGAGCAGTGTCAAGTATGAAAGCGGCTCAGAAACTGGCGAGGAA